GATTAGTCATGTCTCTGCGTAGAAGGGTCTTTGACAGCTTGAAATATTTGAGGTTGCCATTCTGCCTTAGCAGTACCCCATACGATGTTCTTTACCTGGGAGCTTCTATCTCCaagctttcttaaggtcaactttgatgggtctgtGCTGAATGGAGGCACAAAGGGAGGCATGGGTTTCGCAATCAGAAACTCATGCTCCAGAGTAGTGGCAGCAGGTGGTTGTCAGTTACTCGACATTATGGTCTCTGGTGTGGAGTTGAGGGCTCCATGGGCGGGCCTTGGACATGCTTGGCGAGTGCTACTAGCTAGTTCAGTCATCCTGAAGGGTGACTCGGCTACGATCATCAGATAGATCCAAGAGGGTCCGAGGGCTGTCGACTACGACCATCCTTTGCTTCGAGACAtctggatgatgatgatggatggTGGGACCGTCCAAgctaagcatgtatttagaAAAGCTAATGGGATTGTAAATTGAATGGCCGCCTATGTGGCTAATTATGCTGGTAGTACCTTGTGGGCTGGAAATGGAAGCTATCTTTGGAGCTAtgtgattttctgttttctgatttttttggatgtatttatGTACATCTTGTATAAATTATCTGtcttagtaaaaaaaataaaaataaaaaagaagaagaaggagaagaaaaggaaggagaagaaagaacgagcgaaagaaagaaagaaaaggaagaaaaaaaaaagaaattctaaCCTCCTCAGTCCTCATTACAGTATTTTTCTAGCCGGAGGATATCTTAGTCTTTTTTGTTGCGGTTACCTGGGCGCCCacaggggtggttctatatacaccccccctattgctcaggacaccccccaaaaattaaaaaaaaattaaatactctctacaccccccatttgctaaggacacccctaaaaaattaaaaattcctaaattaccccccaccctccccaccccctcacctaaattgctctctacaccccccaaacccccccaccccgctcttcccctccaaaacacctcgccaacgcccaaaacccccccgttcccccttctccctctcgtcgccggcattctcccgatctccgaccacctcgccggcttctcccggaaccacctcgccggcttctcccgaaaattttttttttcacggttcgtgctccgttcggcactggatcgccgaacaaaaggattctgttcggctgaacagtgccggacagaagccttctgttcggcactgtgcagccgaacagatctgttcggttgagggttgccgaacagaaggcttctgttcggcactgttcagccgaacagaagccttttgttcggcgatccagtgccgaacggagcacgaaccgtgaaaaaaaaaaaattcgaaacaaggtggaacacgtacctttgcggccgattcttcgtcccaaatcactagttgcttgtccatgcttcgaatgcggcttaaatcttcttcaaagatcgcctaaacgatgtaaatggattgaggggtttaaggggggtttgaggggtgttttttttttttttccttttcaaaacgaaacggaggaggaggaaggggggtgtatgagaaaatttcaagggcaatatggtaattacactaaaggttagtttggttttttttttttttggtttttggggggtgtccttagcaataggggggggtgtatatagaaccaccccgcACACAGCTTCTAGcgattggagagagagagagagagggagaaagttGAATGCGCAGCTGGAAAAGCAAAGCAGAAATCGAAACACCTTCCCCCTTGCCCCTCCCCCAGCCCCCACTCCCGCTGCAAACCAAAACAAAATACCaactcttttctttctcccgtTCTTTCtcgtttcttttaaaaatttattcccCCGTATTTTATCCATCATTACTACTTTCTCTCCCTGTCTCTCCTTTTTCTACGGTGCCGCAGAACAGAGACGACGCAGGTCCCTTCCCCTCCTTGGCCTCCGCAGTAGGTACCGACATCCCATTCCCCCCAacccttctctccctctctcggaTTTTTTCTGCCACAATTCGCAAATCCCGAACCCGTGGGCTCAGTCGATCTCTCGCTATCCCTCCTCGATATCTTCGCCCCCATTGGGCCCCACGCCCActctccttccctccctctctttcctttttcttgattccTCCATCGCCGAGATCGACTTCTCCGACCGGCATTGGGGCCTCCGATCCCCTCCGCCGATCTCGCCTAGGGTTTCCATCGATGCGTttcttgatcttttactctatgTTTTCTGATCCGAGTGGTGGAAGAAATATACGGTTTTTGAGATGAGATTGGTCTTCGAAGGACCGGCACGAGCATGTGTTAGGGTTTTGAGGAGACCGCGGAGTCGTCGCTAATGACCGACGCCCGGCGGCACCGGGATCCGAGCATGAGACCTCCCCTGGTCCCCCTCGCCACCCTCATCGGCCGCGAGCTCCGCGGCGACAAGTCCGAGAAGCCCACCCTCAAGTGCGGCCACCACGCCTTCGCCAAGCGGGGCGAGGACTACTTCCTCATCAAGCCTGATTGCCTCCGGATCCCCGgcaactcctcctcctccttctccgtcTTCGCGGTATCATCGCCATCTCCTTTAACTTCCTCCCGTTTCTTGTATATTCTTTTTGGTTTCGATTACGGGAATCAATGTTTGTCTGTAGATCTTCGATGGGCACAATGGAGTGTCTGCGGCCGTGTTCGCGAAAGAGCATCTCTTGGACAATGTTATGAGTGCGATTCCTCCGGGGCTGGGCAGGGAGGAGTGGCTCCAGGCCCTTCCGCAGGCTCTGGTTGCCGGCTTCGTGAGGACGGATATAGATTTCCAGCGCAAAGGCAAGTCTTGATGCGTGCCCTGCTGTTGGTTTTTGTTTATCTGATGAGAAAAATCCGATCGTTGATTGTTGTCATCAGGGGAGACTTCGGGGACGACGGTGACCCTTGTTGTGGTTGATGGGTGGAGGGTGACGGTCGCATCGGTGGGCGACTCGCGGTGCATACTGGATACACAGGGTGGTGTGGTTTCTTTGCTGACCGTCGATCATAGGCTGGAAGAGAATGCGGAGGAAAGGGAACGTGTTACTGCTAGTGGGGGAGAGGTTGGAAGGCTTAATCTCTCTGGCGGGCAGGAGGTATACAATCTGAAGAAACTCTGTTGCAAATTTTATGATCAAAGTTCATTTCTTGATGGGGAAGTGCAAACTTGTTTTGTGCTGCCTTCTCAGGTCGGTCCGCTCCGCTGCTGGCCGGGTGGTTTGTGCCTTTCAAGGTCAATAGGTGATACAGATGTGGGTGAATTCATCGTCCCGATACCACATGTTAAGCAAGTGAAGGTGAGTGTAAATCAAACTTGGTGTTTTGTTGTATTCCATATCCCATGGAATAAtagtttttttgttgttgttgattgGATGGTTAGCTTTCAAGAACCGGAGGACGGCTAATAATTGCGTCAGATGGCATATGGGATGCTCTGTCGTCAGAGGTGGCTGCGAAGGCGTGCCGAGGGATACCTGCAGAACTTGCTGCAAAGCTTGTTGTTAAGGTGATGCCAATCATTAATGGCTTACGTCTTTTTACTTATAGATATTTGTTTTAGTGCTTTTTTTAAGCTCACGTTGCTTAATTCTTGTGGATTTGGTTTTTTTAGGAAGCTTTGAGAACAAGTGGCTTGAAAGATGACACCACTTGCTTAGTTGTTGATATCATTCCACCTTCATCTGATTGCTGTGTCCTACCATCATCTCCAAAAAAGCATCAGAATAAGTTTACATCtcttctttttgggaaaaagtcgcAGAACACTGTTGGTAAACATACGAACAAACTTTCATCAGTTGGTGCTGTCGAGGAACTATTTGAAGAGGGTTCTGCAATCCTGGAAGAAAGGTGTGACTTCATTGAATCCCATCTAGGATCCCATTTTGTTGTTAATGATGTTATGATATATAACCTATTATGCTTCATAACTCAAGTGGTTGCGTTATTTGTGCTGGGAATGTCTTTTCCAAATAGCTTAATGAATTTCTTTCCTTTGCGAGCAAAAAGATCTTCCGCTATTTTCATCCAGAAATTCGTAATTCTTGTTGAGATTATTTTTTACGAGATGGGCTGGAAGCATTAGCTTGTTTTCCTTTTCTAATAGCACCTCATAATGCATGGCAATTTGTAAATTTTGTAGTGTTAAACAAATTCTTCCATGCTTTCCTATTATCAAATTATATTTAGAACAATATTAAACCCTTTCGATAGAGCATCATATTATGTTTGTGGAACTCCTGTATTCGTGTCTATTTGATGAAACTCCCTGACCATTATATAAGCATTGCTAAGACCCTTTTGTCTTTcatgaaatttgatttttgtctTCAAGACAACTGCTGGCACCCCTTTAAGaagagatctttttttttttttgggagttgGAGTGAGGGGACTTATAAAAAAGTGAGCAGTGTTTATCCAAACAAATAAAGGGTGCATGGGCTAGGTAGGTTAGAGATGATGAGGTTCTAGACTACGCTAAGCATATTTGCTTATAGATCACTTTGTAAGATCCTATAGCTAGTCTTTTGATTAAATCATCCATGGTTGCCCATGATGAAGTATGCTTTAGTAAAATGCTTTGTTGGGATGTGCATTCTCCCCATTTCAGAAGGTAAACTCATTCCCTACGCACTTATACCTAGCTTCTTAGAATAAGTATAAAAGAAATGGTCCTAAATGAATAGAAATGATCGATTAATTGCTGTGGTGTCTGCATCGCAATGTTAACCTTTATGCCTTAGATTCTTGCAAGCCTAGATATAGCATTGTAATTGTTATTAGGGAAAAAACATTTGTGCACCCAAGCATAGGAACCCATGCGGTAAACAAAATCTGGTTTTTTCTAACAAGGGGATTGGATGGGCATGTG
This genomic window from Phoenix dactylifera cultivar Barhee BC4 unplaced genomic scaffold, palm_55x_up_171113_PBpolish2nd_filt_p 002165F, whole genome shotgun sequence contains:
- the LOC103720021 gene encoding probable protein phosphatase 2C 33; this encodes MTDARRHRDPSMRPPLVPLATLIGRELRGDKSEKPTLKCGHHAFAKRGEDYFLIKPDCLRIPGNSSSSFSVFAIFDGHNGVSAAVFAKEHLLDNVMSAIPPGLGREEWLQALPQALVAGFVRTDIDFQRKGETSGTTVTLVVVDGWRVTVASVGDSRCILDTQGGVVSLLTVDHRLEENAEERERVTASGGEVGRLNLSGGQEVGPLRCWPGGLCLSRSIGDTDVGEFIVPIPHVKQVKLSRTGGRLIIASDGIWDALSSEVAAKACRGIPAELAAKLVVKEALRTSGLKDDTTCLVVDIIPPSSDCCVLPSSPKKHQNKFTSLLFGKKSQNTVGKHTNKLSSVGAVEELFEEGSAILEERLGKNFPLKANSSPFRCAICQMDQTPNEGLSATAGTHFSPTSRSSEGPYLCVECRRKKDAMEGKRLSQSTVSRRKEW